The sequence CGACCGGCGGCGCGCTTGCATCGAACGAGACGCCGATCGGATCGCCGCCTGCGGCGAGCGCGTCGAGCTGGTCACTCAGCATGCGCCGGATCATCAGGATGCCACGGTCGCTCTGGCCGAAATGCTCCTCGGAATGCACGGTCACCTCGCCCTGGCCGACCTGGGCCTCATAGTCGCCCGGGAACTGCTGGTGCTCTTCCTCGGTCATGTCCCACCAGAACTTGCCGTTGAACTTCGAGCGCATGCGGCTGATATCGCCAGGATTTTTGACGCGACCGGCGACATAGATGCGGAACGAGGCATCGTCGATCGGTAGCACCCAGCCAATCGACTCGACGCGGGCGAATTGCGCAACGCGCGGGTTCGGCACCACGCGCAGCGTCGGCAGCGCCGCCTCGCTGACGCGGTAAAACACCTTGCCGTCGTCCTGCTTGCGTTCGGAGCGCACGAGGACGCCGCGCGACGATTTCTCGAACTTCACCTCAGGGATCGACGCCATCATGTTGGTGAATTGCGGACCCGAGAACGAGCCGTGCAGCACCGGCACGTGGTAGGGGTCGACGACGTTCTCGAAATGCTGGAGCCAGTTGCAGGGGATGATCGCG is a genomic window of Bradyrhizobium sp. CB1717 containing:
- a CDS encoding aromatic ring-hydroxylating dioxygenase subunit alpha; the protein is MTITQRDRDLGTAYAMKPAHTRTELTSVVRGTPMGELLRRYWHPVGLVGDATGTPKKVRALGEDLVLFRDKHGRAGLLHARCCHRGTTLYYGKVEEDGIRCCYHGWKFDTEGHCLEQPCEPDGGQFKDKVRQPWYPVEERYGLIFAYMGPAEKRPVLPRYECLENMDDGELVEADDSSIGGGGPAIIPCNWLQHFENVVDPYHVPVLHGSFSGPQFTNMMASIPEVKFEKSSRGVLVRSERKQDDGKVFYRVSEAALPTLRVVPNPRVAQFARVESIGWVLPIDDASFRIYVAGRVKNPGDISRMRSKFNGKFWWDMTEEEHQQFPGDYEAQVGQGEVTVHSEEHFGQSDRGILMIRRMLSDQLDALAAGGDPIGVSFDASAPPVEFEAGNYIREG